In one window of Heterodontus francisci isolate sHetFra1 chromosome 24, sHetFra1.hap1, whole genome shotgun sequence DNA:
- the sdr42e2 gene encoding putative short-chain dehydrogenase/reductase family 42E member 2: MCFTQVSSLHCKAWLSWVWSDDQALLQSAESGLHVSHLDVPNVHLKIASWSKAALSTSSPTRAQMLDLDERPNSNPTHVVGNSIALLGNWFALNSTNKSPDSETTRTDDLIELVSIFLQSDIRDYNALYLACEGVDCVYHAASYGMSGTEQLHKELIESVNIGGTRQIIDVCFHWNIPSLIYTSTINVVFGGQQIDQGDEQTVPYVPLHKHVDHYSKTKAIADQMVLAADGTPLEVPGGDTFRTCVLRPPGIYGPQEQRHLARVAVNIERRLFSFTLGNPDAKMNWVHVDNLVQAHILAGEALTAAKGHVASGQVYYINDGEAVNVFDWLTPLFMKLGYKPWLHLPVRLIYMAAILMEYLHMALKLLTRNEVRNIAVTHTFKIDKARKQLGYCPKKYSFSDSVECYIKTRPKQDNSLSLFLKALFILSIIFLLICLSPVPQTQSPSAMQFSKVNQH, translated from the exons ATGTGCTTCACTCAAGTATCCAGTCTCCactgtaaagcctggctcag TTGGGTTTGGTCGGAtgaccaggctttactgcagagtgcggagtctggactgcacgtttcccaccttgatgtcccgaatgttcatttgaagattgcttcctggagcaaggcagcactgtccacgtccagcccgacccgagcccaaatgctggacctggACGAGAGACCCAactcgaacccaacacatgtcgtcgg GAATTCAATAGCTCTGCTGGGAAACTGGTTTGCCCTTAATTCTACAAATAAATCACCAGATTCTGAAACCACCAGGACTGATGATCTAATAGAATTAGTTTCCATCTTTTTACAGAGTGACATCAGGGATTACAATGCTCTGTATCTGGCCTGTGAGGGGGTCGATTGTGTTTACCACGCTGCTTCGTATGGTATGTCAGGCACAGAGCAG CTTCATAAagagctaattgaatcagtgaacatTGGTGGAACGAGACAAATCATTGATG TGTGCTTTCATTGGAATATCCCGAGTTTAATATACACCAGCACTATAAACGTGGTGTTTGGTGGACAACAAATAGACCAGGGGGATGAACAGACTGTGCCATATGTTCCTCTACACAAG CATGTTGATCATTACTCCAAGACCAAAGCTATCGCTGATCAGATGGTGCTGGCAGCTGATGGAACTCCTCTGGAAG tgcct GGGGGTGACACATTCCGGACCTGTGTCCTCCGCCCCCCGGGGATCTACGGGCCTCAGGAGCAGAGACACTTGGCGCGGGTGGCG GTGAACATTGAGAGACGGTTGTTCAGTTTCACCTTGGGAAATCCTGATGCCAAGATGAACTGGGTCCATGTTGACAATCTGGTGCAGGCTCACATTCTCGCCGGGGAGGCCCTCACAGCTGCCAAAGGTCACGTAGCG AGTGGTCAGGTTTACTACATCAACGATGGTGAAGCTGTAAATGTATTTGACTGGTTAACCCCACTG TTTATGAAATTGGGCTACAAACCCTGGCTTCATTTGCCTGTCCGCCTCATTTACATGGCAG CTATATTAATGGAATACCTTCATATGGCTTTGAAACTGCTCACACGGAATGAG GTTCGAAACATTGCGGTCACACACACCTTCAAGATAGACAAAGCAAGGAAGCAACTAGGATATTGCCCCAAGAAGTACAGTTTTTCTGACTCTGTTGAGTGTTACATAAAAACAAGACCCAAACAagacaattctctctctctcttcttgaaAGCCTTATTTATCCTGAGCATCATTTTCCTCCTAATCTGTCTCTCCCCAGTGCCCCAGACCCAGAGCCCATCAGCAATGCAGTTCTCCAAGGTAAACCAACACTAA